One genomic segment of Catalinimonas alkaloidigena includes these proteins:
- a CDS encoding carboxymuconolactone decarboxylase family protein, with translation MFRGKTNFSAVEQEVILLSISYENSCHYCMAAHSIIADTMSKVPEEITNAIRDGKVIQEDKLNALSKFARTMVEKRGWPAEEDVSAFLDAGYEQDDILNIVLAISVKTISNYSNHLAQTPVDKAFASREWKK, from the coding sequence TTGTTTCGTGGGAAAACAAACTTCTCAGCGGTAGAGCAGGAAGTCATATTGCTGTCTATCAGTTATGAAAATAGCTGTCACTATTGCATGGCTGCGCATAGCATCATTGCTGATACGATGTCTAAAGTACCGGAAGAAATAACCAATGCCATTAGAGATGGTAAAGTAATACAGGAAGATAAACTCAATGCATTGAGCAAATTTGCCCGTACCATGGTAGAAAAAAGAGGGTGGCCGGCAGAAGAAGATGTTTCGGCATTTTTAGATGCTGGTTATGAGCAGGACGATATTCTGAATATTGTATTGGCCATCAGTGTCAAAACTATCAGTAATTACAGTAACCATCTGGCTCAGACTCCGGTAGATAAAGCGTTTGCTTCCCGGGAGTGGAAAAAGTAA
- a CDS encoding glycosyltransferase family 2 protein codes for MKIPRITTYVRIMPTLAPSVSVILPFRNAELSLRESVESILHQTHTDFELLLIDNNSSDQSTTTAKDFAQKDERIRYITEYHVGIVHALHTGLAQATCKYIARMDADDIAYPERLLRQYQYLKQNPSVDVVACQVSCGESEKSEGIMTYVNWANALVSHEDMFLNRFIDSPIIHPTVMFRKSLLTQLDSYREGSFPEDFELWLRWMEAGVRFYKLPEVLLYWRDSENRLTRKDARYKTEAFYRIKTAYLVKWLQKYNPFHPKVVVWGGGRKSRQRASLLEKNGIEITAYIDIISDKTTAKPCIHYLDIAVPGSYFILSYVSKRGQREKIKDYLQQKGYQEGKHFLLIG; via the coding sequence TTGAAAATACCCCGTATTACTACTTATGTTCGTATTATGCCAACTTTAGCACCTTCAGTATCTGTCATACTGCCTTTCAGAAATGCTGAGCTATCCCTGAGAGAGTCAGTTGAGAGCATTTTACACCAAACACACACTGATTTTGAACTACTACTTATTGATAACAACTCTTCCGATCAAAGCACTACAACTGCCAAAGATTTTGCCCAAAAAGATGAACGCATACGATATATCACGGAATATCATGTAGGCATAGTCCATGCATTGCATACCGGCCTGGCACAAGCTACTTGTAAATACATTGCCCGTATGGATGCCGATGATATCGCTTACCCTGAAAGACTTCTGCGCCAATACCAATATCTGAAACAGAACCCTTCGGTTGATGTAGTAGCCTGTCAGGTCAGCTGTGGTGAAAGCGAGAAATCAGAGGGGATAATGACTTATGTAAATTGGGCTAATGCACTGGTTTCGCACGAAGACATGTTTCTGAACCGCTTTATAGATTCGCCTATTATTCATCCCACTGTGATGTTCAGGAAGTCCCTGCTTACTCAATTGGATAGTTATCGTGAAGGCAGTTTTCCTGAAGATTTTGAATTGTGGCTCCGCTGGATGGAAGCAGGCGTACGATTCTACAAACTTCCTGAGGTATTACTTTACTGGCGGGATAGTGAAAACAGGCTTACCCGTAAAGATGCACGCTATAAGACTGAGGCCTTTTACCGTATCAAAACAGCATACTTAGTGAAGTGGTTACAAAAATACAATCCCTTCCATCCCAAAGTAGTAGTCTGGGGTGGCGGACGGAAAAGCAGGCAAAGGGCAAGCCTTCTGGAAAAAAATGGCATAGAGATTACCGCCTATATTGATATCATATCTGATAAAACCACTGCTAAACCTTGTATCCATTATCTGGATATAGCAGTTCCGGGTAGTTACTTTATTTTATCTTATGTCAGCAAGCGCGGACAAAGAGAGAAAATTAAAGATTACCTCCAGCAAAAAGGTTATCAGGAAGGCAAACATTTTTTACTGATCGGCTGA